AATATCATCGTGAGCGTTTGCGGCGCCGTTGAACATGAAGATGTTTTAAAAATTATCGCACCAATTCTAGGAAAAATTGAAAAAAGACCTCCAACATTAAAAAGAAAAAAACCAAAGTTCTATCCATTCAAACAAAATTTTTACCGAGAGATCGAACAAGCCCATATCCTTATGGGATTCGAAGCGCCAGGCCTAAGGCACAATTTAAGATTTGCATCTTTTATCGTGAATACTGCTTTGGGTGGAGGCATGACTTCGATTCTTTTTCAAAAGATCAGAGAGAAGAAAGGCCTTGCCTACACTGTATACAGCACTGTTTCTAATGCGACAGATTCTGGTTTGACTTTGATTTATGCGGGAACTGATCCAGAGAATAAAGATCAAGTTACAGACATTATATATTCAGAAATCCAAAAACTTAAACGCGATGGGTTCAACAAAAGATTATTGGAGCGTTATAAGACTCAAATTAAAGGATTTTTAATCCTCAATGATGACGATCTTGAATCTCGAATGAATTCTCTTTGCTTAAATGAGATGGTTTTTGGTAAATATCGTACAACGGATGATATCTTGAAAGCGATCGATGACGTTCAAGTGAAAGACATCGATCAATTTATGAATGAATTCGTAACGCCTTCAAAAATGGCGACTCTTACAATGAGTCCTAAGTAGGTTGTAGAAATAAACCAAGGGGAAAATATGCAACAAATACCACTTCAAATTATGAAACTTGCACACTTCAGAGGTGACCTTCCTAAATACGAAACCGGTTTAGCAAGTGGCTTTGATGTGAGAGCACAGCTTGATAAAAGTGTAGTTCTAAAAAGCGGTGAGAGGGCGTTGATCCCAACAGGGTTATCATTCGCTATCCCAGATGGTTTTGAAATTCAAGCGCGTCCAAGAAGCGGTCTCGCAATCAAAAAAGGCATTTCACTCGTCAACACACCAGGCACTATCGATGCTGATTACCGTGGTGAAGTAAAAATCATCGTGATCAATCTTGGCCAAGAAGATGTGGAGATTGCCGATCAAGAAAGAATCGCTCAATTGGTTCTTTGCCCCGTGGTACAAGCCAAGTTTCAAGTCGTAGAATCATTGGATTCAACTACTCGCGGAGCTGGTGGATTTGGTTCTACTGGGGTTTAGTTCTTTAGACTTACTAAAATATCTTGCCAAGGTAACTTCTCTCATCTAGAAACAACAAGTGTATGGAAAATCATACACTCTGTGTTTTATCATAAAATAAAACTGTAATTTTAATTGGAATCTCCCTCGCTCAATTTTTGAAGGAGAAGAATTCTTGCGTTAAGTTCATTTATCAATTTATGCTCTGATTGCATATTCATCTCAATAGGATTTACTTTGGCCCAAGCTTTAAAATTAGTAATTAAATTTTTTAGTATACTTGGGATTTCAGTATTGCTTTGATTTTCATTTAAAATTTTAGAAGTTGTTGCAACATAATTTTTAAGAAATGCTTTTTGTAAGTTTTCGGAAGGTCGTCGAGATTTATAATAAATAAAATTTTGTAAATAGTCTGATAAACCTGATAAATTAATTAATTTTGGAAGATCTTTAAGTCGTGATAAGCTATGTTCAAATAAATCTTTATTGGCTACATTCATAATTACGACTAGATTTCCTGTTCCTACATCTAAAGATGATACGAATTTTCCAATAATATCTTCCATAAATTGTTTTGCAATTTGCTTTTCATTGGGACTTAAAAGAGGATCAGTTTCTAGTCTGGAATTTAATTCTAAAATAAATTGAGCCGTTTTTCGAGCGGGCATAATTAAATTATTTTGTAAAAGAATAGATAAAGTATGATAGCTGATGTCGTGGATTGCGAGATTGCCTGATTTTGCAAGTGGCAAACGCGCCTCATAGGCGAATCGTTGTAAGTACTCTAAATCACTTAAAAGTTTATCGCCTGTTTCATAAAACATAATTCTAATGACTTCTTGTCTGTTCATATTTAATTTTATATTCATTCTACGAATATAAGAATTGAAAGCCTCTGCTGAGGGTGCCGTCATTTGATTTTCTGATATGGAGCGGAATCCAAATTTTTGCGCTACTTTTGGTCCCAAGATCATGGAGAAAGTTCGAGGATCGCCCTGTAAATCATTTCTACCTTCCTTATATTCAGACCTCCAAGGTAAAAAATTTATTTTTTCCAAAATATAAATTGAATTTCCATTCTCATCTGCCGTGCTGTCTTTAATTGTCACTGTGGGGGCAAGATTTAAAAATGCGTTACGGTATCTGGCTTCGAGGTCTGAAGTTTTATATTGACTGGGTAGTTTAGTCGTTGGAGATTTAAAATCAGGAAGTTTAAAAGCAGAGGGCGCAGATTTGTTAAACAACTGACTGCAAGTTTGCTCAGCCTTGGTCTGTAAAGCTAATAGAATTACTAAAATACCAAGAAAAATTCTCATGTATATAAACAATGAAAATTACATGCCATCCATTGCTTTAAAAATTATAAAATGTTGCTGTCTAATTTTTGATTCACGTCACAAAATTACCCACAACTAACAAAAGATGTGGGTAATAGTAAGTATAGTTGGGAGCTTTTTTGTTTTCAAGAATTTTTAATTGTAAACTGAAAAACTAAAACTCATTCAGTTGTTTTTGGATATCGTCGATGGATTCGGTTTTTTCGATTTCCGTGCCTTCGTTCACTTTGTTTTTGAATTCCAAAGTATTCTTAGACTGATAAATCTGTTGGAAAACCCACATAAAGAAATAAATAGCATAGAGAGCGCCAAAGATTCGGATCATTTTCTTTTTTGGTAGCTGGAAATTTTCCACAAAGCCTACGGTGAGCAATGCTGTTGTCGCTGCAAAACCTATGAGTTCTATAGGCGCAATCCAAAACTTCACTATTCTTAAAATCAAGAAAGGTACGTGAGATAAAAATACAATCGTATAAAGTTTTAGAAAATTTGTTTCCGTATTGAAAAAAATCAAAAATAGAAAATAGAAAAAACCTGCACCCAAGAATGTAGTAAGGAAACTTGAAAGTGGGAAGATAAAAATTCCCCTAAAGATAATCAAACTGTCTTGTGAAAAGAAATCCGAAATGATCCCAATGAGTAGGCTAAGGCAAAGTTGAATAACTAAAACAGTGAGCCAATCCCAATTTGGAATATTTTTGATAGCAACTAAAGGATTTTTAAAATACGAAAGAAAGTATTTTACGGCTTCGCTGAATTTCTGTTTTGGATTGATGCTATCCACCTAGTTGATCCTCTTACACTAAGAGTAAGTTGGTTTTAGGTGGAATGACAACTATTAAAAATGGCCGTCGACTTTGAATGCTAAATCTAAAGCACCTTTTTCAGGTGAAGCGCTAGACATTGAATTTTTGTATGAGAGTTCTGTTATGAAGCTTAATTTTTTACCCAATTTTGCCTCGCCACCTACCAATAACTGCGCAACTGGGTTGGTGTATTCTGTGGATCCATTTTCTGGATCTCTAATATCAAAATAACGTACGCCCAAACCAGCGCCACCACGAAGTGCCACGATTCTATTCAAGTGATGTCTGTAGTAAGTTTTAAGATCAAATTCTTTAAGACTGTACTTATAAGAATCTTTGCTGACGGAATTGTAATTGATAAGACCTACTTCTGTTACAACATTTGGAGAGAAGAGATCAATCCCTAGAGATATCTGAAATCCCTGAAGGGTTACCTTGCCGGGATTGTTTCCGTTGGATCTTAAATCAATGAGTGTATTTGTCATACCAAAACCTGCATGAAGTTTCATTGAATCCAAATCGATAAGATCTTCGCTTCTTCTTCCAGTTGTACGACTAGATAAATCGCCAACGATGGAGTCGTAGTCTTCGTAAGAATTGTAATCTTCTTCATCATAAGCAAAGGCAGTACCGGCAGAAATAATGAGAGAAAGGCCCAGTATGAGAGCGCTTAAAAAAGTAATGGATAATGCTTTCATTTTTATAATCCCATGTATGCACCGAGAGCTTTAAGGGCATCGGTATGGTTACTGTACTCTTAGATTAGACCATGAACGAAGGATGTCGGGTACATTGTATAAGCAGTACTGGACTTAAAGATGGCCGGTGTTGAAAAGATACCTTTGCCTGTGAGAGAATATAAGTCATGAGCTTCATTAAAAAATCAAACAAAAAATTCTTTTGCGCCTTCTGTAAGTCGCCTAGAACGATGAATATGCAAAAGCACGTTCAGTTGTTTGAGATTTCGATTTCTCTCGCGGGGAGTTTGCTGTTGATGCTTGTGTTCTTTCAAGGTTTTGATTCCAAAGTTCTAATATTATTTGGAATTCTCCTCTCAATTTTTGAATTTTTTGTGCAATTGAAATTTCGTTTAGGAATGGCTTGCTCTCAATGTGGTTTTGATCCATTGCTCTACATGAAGTCCAAAGACAAGGCTTGCGCTCTAGTTAAAACCCATCTTGAATCTCGCAAGAATAATCCAGCTGTATACATGAGTTCTCGTCCTGCTTTGGATTTACCAGTTATCACAAATCGCAAAGACAACCTCGGAAGAAATAAAAGAGTGGTCGTCAGATCCCATGTTGCTAAAAATCTAGACCTAAAAATGTAAATCCCTTCAAATTTAGACTAAAAAAACGCAATACCTTTGTCTGGTTTTTCTCAAGCTGAGACAAAGATTCACCGAAGAGAGAGGATATATAACATGGAGGTTATAATGTCTTCTTATAATAATCTTAAACAGTCTATTGAAGCTTTTGAATCGGATTCTTCAGCGCAAGATGAGTTATCAAAAATCGATGAAGCATTTCAAAAAATTGTATCCGGAAATCAGACGGATCTTATTAAAAGTTTAGATTTGATCGAAGATTTTTTATTAAAAACACTTAATGATTCACTGATTCCGTTGAAAAAATCTGCGTAAAGAATAGAATAACAAGATGAGATCAACTGCTTTGATTTTTTTATTACACCTATTGGTACTCGGTGGATTTGAGTTTGCGCATGCTGCTCAATCCGCAACCGTTGTGACAGACGGTGCGATGGTGTATAAAAAAGGAGATTTCGATGCGGCAGTTGTGGGATACATGAGAGCTGGCGAAAAAGTAAGAGTCTCATCTAAAAAATTTGGACCATTTTACAGAATTCAATTCAAACAAGGGGTCATCGGTTACATTTCCGATGTAGACGTTGATGTCGGGGGAATTTCCTCAGATTTGCCTACAAGTGCAAAGTCAAAAGGTGGATCAGAGGGTAGGGCTCGAAGTTTTATTTCCAAAAGATATTTGGGCGTAAGTTACGGAATGTTGAATTACTCGGAAGAGCTGAGC
This DNA window, taken from Bdellovibrionota bacterium, encodes the following:
- a CDS encoding pitrilysin family protein; the protein is MTTAQFKKTTLANGIRVVTEKHPTTSAISAGIWICAGSRDEKKEFMGMSHLLEHLVFKGTKKRSAYQLAQIMESRGGDLNAFTTRESICFYATTLKKDLKLNLDVLMDLTCNATFPIKEFDKEKSVIQQEISMYFDSHEEYVFDLFSEQAYRGHPMGWSILGTTETVGGISRKNVQDFYKKMFRGENIIVSVCGAVEHEDVLKIIAPILGKIEKRPPTLKRKKPKFYPFKQNFYREIEQAHILMGFEAPGLRHNLRFASFIVNTALGGGMTSILFQKIREKKGLAYTVYSTVSNATDSGLTLIYAGTDPENKDQVTDIIYSEIQKLKRDGFNKRLLERYKTQIKGFLILNDDDLESRMNSLCLNEMVFGKYRTTDDILKAIDDVQVKDIDQFMNEFVTPSKMATLTMSPK
- the dut gene encoding dUTP diphosphatase; its protein translation is MQQIPLQIMKLAHFRGDLPKYETGLASGFDVRAQLDKSVVLKSGERALIPTGLSFAIPDGFEIQARPRSGLAIKKGISLVNTPGTIDADYRGEVKIIVINLGQEDVEIADQERIAQLVLCPVVQAKFQVVESLDSTTRGAGGFGSTGV
- a CDS encoding YIP1 family protein — protein: MDSINPKQKFSEAVKYFLSYFKNPLVAIKNIPNWDWLTVLVIQLCLSLLIGIISDFFSQDSLIIFRGIFIFPLSSFLTTFLGAGFFYFLFLIFFNTETNFLKLYTIVFLSHVPFLILRIVKFWIAPIELIGFAATTALLTVGFVENFQLPKKKMIRIFGALYAIYFFMWVFQQIYQSKNTLEFKNKVNEGTEIEKTESIDDIQKQLNEF